AATGAAATGCTGGACTGATCAGGTACGTTAAGCATTcaaattatgtatatgatacaaatgtaacatgtttaatttaaaataaagtatcagattattgatttgtttttctttttcttctatgtatcatttttatttcaGATTGTGttgattatataaatttttttttctttattttacatCACATAGATGTAATTTTTTACTATCTACGTAAGAAGTCAAAATTAAGAAGCATGGATCAATACTTATACACTACGATCAACTGTTTGTTCAAGTCATAGATCGACATTGTATACAAGAGGTATCATTGCTCTCCTGTAGATGATACTTTTAGTACACAAGAACATATTGATCGTGGTGTTACGGTATCTGCTTATGAAAGGTCTATCAAAGACATCATAAGTGGGTTTTCGATCCCAGCTGCTTTACCATGGCATCTAGTAGATGAGGTTTATATTCCGGTTAATTGTGCCAAAGATTTTCATTGGGTGTTGGTTGTGGTTGTTTTAAAGGAAAGGTTAATACGAGTGTATGACTCGTCTATGGTATCAAGGAAAAAAGTTTATGCAAAAGAGATAAAGAAGTTGTCTGTAATGCTTCCAAACTATCTTCATGATAGTGGGTTCTTTGATAAAACGGAAAGAACTGATTGGGCATCAATGGAGGCGTACAAAGACAAGGAAACTGGTGAACTGCATTCGTTTGAGGTGGAATATGTTCAAGACATTATGCAACAACAAAGTGATAGCTTGTTAGTAttgtaaaataatttgtttagttacatatttaattcacttttttaatgtatctactTTTTGTTTGCAGTGATTGTGGAATGTATGTAGCTGCTTTTGCTGAATATTTGAGTGATGAAATCAGGATTCCATCTATAAGTTTTCAGAGTGACTATCTTCGCAATAGATATGCTACACTCTTATGGAAGTATGGTATGGACAAGTTCAAGGTGGGATATGTTAGCGATAACGATGATCCTACAAGGCCGAAGAGTTTCTACACTATACCAGCAGAATGTGGACTGATTAATATAGAATAGTTATGTTTTAGTATTGTGTTGAAGATACGATTAATTAGTATTTTGTAATATTCCTTCCCTTTCCAACACTGTTTTTCTAAGTATTTATTAATCTGAAGACTGTTTTTGTCAAAAATTGTAttccaattttaattatttttccaatttatgtatcttatacACCAATACTGCCGCTACAATATAactatcatatacataatatatgatACTATATATTCCATAATTGGGTCCACaactaattttcaatttatttagtatCTATTAAAACATGTGGTAGCCTTGATGCAAATCACAAATTAtgataacatattattttcagatACACAATTTTCATTCaattattatgtatatgatacacaATTACTATCAAATAATATGTTACAATTGGtacaaaaacaattaagtttCAATATATTTAGTATCATTTAACATGTTGAATCTTGTAACATtgctttaaataaaaaaaaatcaataaatttttatataaagataTAAAGGTAATATCCTATTGTGTATCAGATACAAAATATCCAAATAATTATTACTTATGATACACATTTtatccaaaatatattttaaactagAACGTATATGATACTAAATAAAACATCACATAACTTAGTTGTTAGATACAATCTGTTATGCACTAGGTATAAAACAGTTTATCGCAATATATTTTAGTATCAAACAACAGTTTGTCTCTTGTAACATTTAGATAAAGTTAAAATCATACCAAATGATAATATCATATTAGCATATTCAAAATATCCAGAAACTTAGTACACATGAAGCAGGAAAATCCTTAAAAGTAATCTTCAAgaattttttggaaagaaagtACATGTTTTTATATTGTGACCTTCTTGTCCACAACGTCCACAACAATTCGTTTTTGTGCTTAGCTTTTCGTCAggatttttcttcctcttttttcttgGTCTACCAGGCATTTTTTTGTATCTTGGTGGCAAGACGACTTCTTTCAAAACACATTCCAGAGCTGTCCAATCATTTTTGTCTGGCATTGATTCCACTGGAACTGCATAAGTATTTGCTAATGCATCATGTTTATAGTAATCAAAGCAGTAGGGGCGTACATCTttaatattcttcttcttcaaaacgGCCATTGCGTGCGCACAAGGTATCTCGTCATGTTGAAATCTACCACATGAACATGTTTTTCTCTCAAGACAAACATTGTATCTTATCCCACCTTCATACACTGAAAAAATTAACTCAGAAGATGCAACAACCTGCAATTGTTTACAAATTAGAGATATATCACATGTTTTTTCATTTGGTAtacacaacaatataattagAAGTAAAGTTAGATACATAATACGTGTAAGATAAATATGTACCTTCATTGTTGCACATTTTGAAGCGTTTATAATCAATATTTCTTCAAATCTCCTCCCTAATGTTTCCTTTGTATAAGATGCTATTTCTCCATTTTTGCAATTCCAAGAACCAAATAGAATTCTAGCTTCTTCCAGAAAGTCTATAACAAGTAGTTGTCGTGCATCAACAAGGCAACCATTGATACATTCAGCTATATTTGAAGTCATCATTCTTCCACGGTTCACTGTTGCATGAGACCTAGACCACCTCTCATACCCAGCATCTTGAAGATACTCCTTTACTCTGCCatctatttttttcaattttgccatcaattttttaaaatcctcTTTTCTATAAGCCTTTGCCATTGAATAAAACAGATCACTTAGTATGGACCTACTACTCCTAAAGATTGAACAAACATTTTTCCAGAGGTGCCATATGCATGCAAAATGAGGAACATTTGGAAAAACAATACTTACACCCTTCTTTATGCTTTCATTTCTGTCAGATACAACACACATTTTATCTCTCTCACCAAATGCATTTTTAAACGTTGAAAGAACCATATCCATGAACAATCATTTTCCGTGTCAACAATTCCATAAGCTAAAGGCAATATGCAACCTAACTTAGAAACACAAAACATtaatttcaaaaactcaaaCCCTCTCATCATTGGCCTTAATGATATGAAGTTATTTAGTATCATATACGTTctagtttaaaatatatttaatgataTGAAGTATTTAGTATCATATATGTTCTAGTTCAAAATTATTCTAGATATTGCAGAATATTAAAGttacttcaaaaaataaataaattcataaacaaCATAATATACCTGCCCCATCAAGTGTACTTGCCGATACAAATGACCCTCGGTAAGCTCCGCTAAGATGtgaagcatcaacaacaacaacaggcCTACAGAATTCCTCATCATTGGTCTTAATGATATGAATAGATACATAAACTCATCTTTTTCTGACTTGTGCATCTTTATATATGAATTTGGATACACAGTTTCCAGCATATATATGTATCTTGGCAGCTGTTTATATCCATCAGCAGGCTTTCCCCTGATCATTTCCAATGCTCGCTCTTTAGACATCCATACTTGCTGGTAAGAAATTTCAACTCCATAGAGTGCCCTAATATCAGTAATTATATCGTTGggagtatgtttccttttatgATTCCCCAATATTGGAGCTATCACACCACTAACAAACCCAATAGTAGCTTGTACCTTACTTAATACCCTATCCCTCAATGGACATCTATGTTCACTATTAAAGTATCTAACTTTGAATATGTCTCAATTTTTCCTAACAGAGGCCTTCAATTTCCAACAACAATCATCTGAATAACAGACTAATACGTAGTTGCAATTACACCATATATATTTGTTACTTGATCAAGTTTAATGtactaatacataaataaaaacagaagaacaacacaaaatatattattataccaGAAAGTTTAATGAGTACACATTCAATCATGTTCAGATGCAAATTTGATACccaattcaaaattcactaaatatgataatttattgtATCCATTGCTCACAATTTTCAAACTAATCATTTTTCATCTACCATTCTAAATGTATACATAAATAACCATAAGCAATTCAAAACGAACATGATACGTAACACCTACGACGGTACGTAACACATCTTATCAGTGTCATGGTAAACATATTAACAAACActataaaataaatgaagaaaattatCAGATAATTTTATCACATACCTTTTGTTATCAGATCTTTTAACCTTAAAATTGAAGttattctttattttgtattttttcattaCAGCCTTTAGAGTTGCCTTATCCTTGTACATTTGTTTCACTTCAACAACAGAAATATTTGTATctgatatataatttttcacCTTCATTTCTGGTATGTAGTATGAATCACcaattttttattcaacaaTGGTTAGAGCCTTTGCTTCGCTTTTTCCACCATCAACACACACGATTGCACCTGTTGTTGCATCGAAATTTTGTATCTCTTCATCACTTTTATCAGAGGTATCAATGCATAGAGGATACATACCGAATCCCACCTCATGTTTCTTAATTTCTATGTACAATTTCACCCCCATATCATTCCGAATACACAATGGAGACGAATTTCCTTCAACAACGTATCTGACCTCAATGTTTTTTTTGAATTCATCAATACCCAATTCAGCTGTAATTGTTGAAATAAGATTCACAAACGAAATATTTTCACAAACCACTATACCATCACTTATGTATCATTCGTATCTAACATCGCTTTCCCATGATCCAGAATGCCTTAACAAGATCGAAATATACATGTCGAATCTTCACAAAATAGCGTTCCAAATTTGAGAGAGATAaaacttttattgttttttcgAAGAACAGGGAGAACGTTAGAggattaaaaaagtaaaaaataagcgtgatttgaaatttaaaaaaaaattcagttagTCGATTATGAACTATTGATTGGTTGAAGGAAGAAACGTAAGCGTGATTGTCGGAGTCAattataatttcaatttttaatccCTTATTTAACGCATTAAACTAATAACAACAAATTACTAATTTAAGTATCAGCGCGTtataaattaaagcattcaCGCTCCTATATTttgtatccgaaaaacactaaataaggaatttttggtaattaatgaaagagtagggaaaggaagtaatttctttcctatactatgtcatttgcctaattttacTTAATAATTCTTAGTCACCCCACAACCCACTAAAACTTCTATCTGCACATGAAAAGGAAAATCATCGCATAACCAACACCATCACGAAATCTGCCAGGtagaagtaaaataaataatttaagttgaTATTGTCGTGTGTGTATGTGTTGTCTGGGTAGGAATTTTATTTGGTTTAACGGGTTAGAAATATGTTGTAAGTTATTGCTGCCAACGAATCAGTGCTAGCAAGATTTCGGCCGAAATTCGTCATTAATGGATATAAGGTGTTGTGTAGTGGATAGTACAAATGTTGTTTGTTGCTTTGGTTCAGGATCACTGTATCACTTAGTTAAATTCGTAGCATATTTTGTGTCTTGAAATATTCTGGTAGTGTTCACAATTGTTTACCAATATTGGTTAATTGGTCCAAGAGTGACCATCACAGTTGAGttgataatatatttaaaaagtgcAAAATTTAAAAGAGAATAAGATGGTAACATTCGTGAAGTTTGAATGATTTTTGGGGTTCGGGATAGAGGTATAGCTCGATGGATGTCTATAGATTCGTTTACTTACGAACATTGCATAATTGGTAGATTGGTAACGTTCTGAACCTTTACGAAAGGGAAAGGCGAAATCTTAAGGATTCGTGGTACGTGTTCAGCACtcaaggtatgttaagactttcAAACTTCTTGGAAGGAtgtttttctaattaaatattaaaaaatgaaatagaccATGGGTAAGGGCGAAAGATGGGGGTCTCGTACCAATTGTGTGACGGGCATTGGTACGAGTACCGGTGTTTtaaagggaaagtttattactatagtAGGCGGATTGCATTAGCTGATATATTATTGACTTGAattttgtgtgtgattgtgtttCCTTATTGAACTCATACATTTGTGATAGTTGAGGTGGTTATGTATTACGCACCGTCccctttatttgaaattatattatgcacatgcattgacattAGATTGAGTATAAgctgggcacgtggagatcgtccatGTTGGGGATTGTGAGATGTTAAGATTATAACTTAGGCACGTGGAGATTGTCCGTGTggaaattatttgattttatgatagtgcGTTAAGATCGTCCAcacagacacgtggagatcgtctgtgtcagtatatggacctcgcgagtccccgtgggtcatgaactctcgatgtattttcgaggagtatcatgtatatatagtTAGAGAGTACTTGGCATCTGAGGCATACCATTTATGGTATcacattgcattgcatctcattaCATCCCTCATTCTCAttgattttgtgttttattggtGGTTGAACATTTCATGACATTTAATTATCTCTATTGATGAAAACTTGGTTGATAAGTATAATGTGGACttgtaaaaaattaaaggattattttcttaaatactTCTATCACTACTTCTTCATTGTCGGTCTATGAGATATACTGGGTACACGTGGtttcgtactcatactacacttgctgCACTGTTTTGTGGTGCAGCTTGTATTTCGAGTTCGACCATATCTTTTAGAGCTTAAGTCTGAGTTTGGTTTAtcttggagttgtggtgagctGCTTGGATGTTCTGCGGCCCATACCTTTATCTATCTCTACTTATTAGGTTGTTTTGGTCTTCTGATaggttatttcttatgtttagacTTGTTATATAATTAGAGACTTGTATTGACTTTTATAAGCTCTTGTACTTGTGACACTAAAATTTTGTGGTGGTATTTCAGTTTTCCAGATTTTATTTAGAAGACTTAGTATTTAAGATATTCACTTGCTACTTACTTTCCATATTTTAAGTGGAATTGGTTAACATattgggttggcttacctatcgGTTGGGAACATAGGTCCCTTCACGACTTGTGATTTTGGGTCCTGACAAAGAGGGTGGGAGTGGGAGTtcgaagaaaaagaaaggggTGGTGCAAGTGGTGGTCAATGGTGGGACGGGTGGATTAGGTGTGAGGAAGATGAAGGGGTGGGAGGTGGGACTGGGGTTGGTGGTACTAAGGGCTGGGGGTGGTAGagtatgaagaagatgaagaaaagaaagattattggctgaaaagaaaataattgggGTCCActtattatttttcactttaattttttacataaatgCATTGTTACTTTTTTGACTTGCCACGTCAGCGATTTGGGTGTATTTTAATACACTTGAAAAAAATTAGGCAGGTAAATAATTATCCGTAAAATTAAAGTGCCAAAGTAAGTTTTGTTGCCAAGTTCAGGGGAGagtttatgtattttctctatcTTTTAGCATGGATCGTTGAATGTATAAAATTCTCATTTTCTCCTAATTGATGTTATAtcacattaaaattttaatttttatttaacaaGAAATTTGTCAAACTCATTTAACTCGATTCCTGCAGTCAAAAAAAGACGTTCTCATATGTTTAGATTTTAATTTGCCTTTTTTGACTataatcttttttatatataaaaaaagttgCACACCATACATCTCTCTGTTGAAGCAATTTGGCAGTACTTATTAGTCGTAGATTTTATATAACTTGAATAGATAAAATCTTATGAATAATTGAATTACTTTCTTATTTCATTAGAAAAATGCAATCAAATCCTAAaagagtttatttttatttatccttatttatgttttaagatATGATAATTGTTACTCTATTTATGTGTCATAATTGAAATGCGTATAGTCTTTAAGATATGATAATAGTTGCTCTATTTATGACTACTATTAGGGTCTGACTTGAGGCATTGGCTAAATAAATATCTAATTCAAGCAAACTAACACTAATTAAACCTTATATTAACAAATTATCAAAGAATCTTAATTTTATATGGTATTGTAATAACTGCTCAACTTTGcaaaatatcaaagaatcttaATTGTAGAGTATTTATATTCTAAAGCATGCATGGTCATCTGGGTTGTCTCGACAAGTTTGGAGCCTAAAGTAAAATTCCATAAAAAGGTCTTATCTTATTTAGTTgtcatatataaattaaacaactataacatattcaatatatatgAAGTCACGAGAAGGTAGGATATACGCAGACCTAATGAAGTAAAATTGTAAACAATGAAATttctcaataaaaaaatataatataaagttagaataataaagACTATAGTAATTTGGGTTAATTATAATCACTAAGATATAAATAAGTCAACAAAATAGGTAGCTACGTAAGAAAGGATGCTACAACAAACAAAACACTATtccatttttcaattattacaaCAACCTCCAcattaaataaagtaaacaatATTGTTCGGtagaatttagaaataaaaataggaaGTGAATCGACTAAAAAAAGGTAAATGCATAAATAGTGATGTGAGTTCATGATATTCGCCAAGATATAAATAAGTAAACAGAGTAAGTAGTTACGTAAGAAAGAATGTTATAATTAACTAAACACTATTTTATATCTCAATTATTATAACGATCTCCACATTAAAGAAAGTAAACAGTTACAATTGCATTTTCTACCCAAAAAAAGTGGGGGCCTAAAAAATTTGAGATCTCAAGTGATTGCATTAATGATGTTATGGTCGATACGGACCACGGTCACCAACACAATTGGGTAAAGAGAATAATGGATGTATTCTTAAAAACATTTTGATTGTCATTTAGTTTTGTTAGATATAAgtttaaaaagctttttttttctttaacataAATCTATAGAACCTTTACCTTCActtaagccttcacctcaagtaaccctcaagctataccttgtgcaatgtatgggtagcgtcacataccaccacccacactaaggtatCACCTTATGGTCACCAAGAGtaaacttaccattcatcctttccgTCTTTACACAACAAAGCATATAAGaagcataaacattacataagtcacatcatcacattaagacaaacatctaagacaactctaagtcatacttgtgcaatgtgcaagtagcaaaCAATACTGCTACTCAagctaagtactcctttgaagttaCCCTAGACATGGCACATACATATACTATAAGCCATGACaaagaagtaactcataatacaatctaAGTACAGCATGCATcatttacatttaagcatataagcatttaagagtcaacattcttcaataaCTTCATTTAGGATACATTCATTCAATAGACACTAGATCATCATTCTCATTAACTTTATCTTAAGAGGACATTCATACACTAGCCATTAAGGCTTAGAGAACTCattatgaccctctcaaagcctactcgtgcaatgcatggatagcatcccatactaccacccacacttcataaaactcatccagaaaccataatgcacatctcacatgatgggaataagcgtttaaccgacatagaccatgcatgctagacatggaatctggtgtcataTATCCCCACACTATaaagaggtgttctacttgcctaaggtagaacggtAACATTAGCTTGGATGGAATTCAGTAACTAATATCCTATGTGTGGACATAGTTgtgggataggaagatgttcctTGGAACtctagcctaacattgggagtGTTTCCAttttaccatatccactcggtgttTAGCCTTCATTCCCGTAGAGTAGTTCGTTTACACTAACAtcattgtacttgagagggctaccaacactaggtctaccgacccaaagtacattacacaagaaagggccaccaacaCTAATTCttccgattcaaggtacataagggatagctcattgactttccaaGAAGGGTGCCATAAACATTGGGTCTCCCGATACGAggtcatcatttcacacatgaaaagcctaccgattcaaggttcatcattttaGTTCCTAGACTCATCAAAATAGGATACCAACACTAGGTCTACCGGTTCATGTTATAGCCTAGCatacttcatcattcatttatgaaaggaatgtcatcGGTcaatcgattcatattcatcaattcaagacacattcattaatcatttatgaaaggaatgtcataagcctatcgattcatattcatcacacaagagaggatgcctaagcctaccaactcaaggttCAACAATCAACTATACTTTCATTCATTCAAGAAGAGGATGCAtgagcctaccaattcaagataccttatcacattactttcatttatacaagaaaaggatgcataagcctagcaattcaagatatacaatacattataggaacccttcacattctatctTCAttattcatgagtgtcaaatttaGAAATAGCCTTTTAATAATAACACATTTGCATTCACAACATGATTACCTTAACTACATTTAGATTCTCATTCATGTActtagtaagtaaacacctccacctttcaaatGGATTAATAGGTCTACTTCAACATGATATTAAGCCATATCTTGCCTTCAAGGCCAAGAATCCCAAATCATCAAACACACCAAAAATTTACCATAATTAAGGCatagataatgatacaattcaataacccaaagcaatttagacataTTACCATCATAAGCTTTCATAATTAACAAACCCACTTAATAAAggtacaatttaggaattgagagaaatcatgggtttat
This region of Solanum stenotomum isolate F172 unplaced genomic scaffold, ASM1918654v1 scaffold19035, whole genome shotgun sequence genomic DNA includes:
- the LOC125850757 gene encoding uncharacterized protein LOC125850757, with translation MAKAYRKEDFKKLMAKLKKIDGRVKEYLQDAGYERWSRSHATVNRGRMMTSNIAECINGCLVDARQLLVIDFLEEARILFGSWNCKNGEIASYTKETLGRRFEEILIINASKCATMKVVASSELIFSVYEGGIRYNVCLERKTCSCGRFQHDEIPCAHAMAVLKKKNIKDVRPYCFDYYKHDALANTYAVPVESMPDKNDWTALECVLKEVVLPPRYKKMPGRPRKKRKKNPDEKLSTKTNCCGRCGQEGHNIKTCTFFPKNS